Proteins found in one Amphiura filiformis chromosome 14, Afil_fr2py, whole genome shotgun sequence genomic segment:
- the LOC140170556 gene encoding uncharacterized protein: MEDFEDKALSSFHSPPRFWGRYVDDTMIVLKTCDIDNFTIHLNSVHPAIKFTVEREDNQCIAMLDALIRRDLDGSLSFSVYRKATHTDQYLNFNSHQPLEHKLGVIRTLKHRANVISSDHEKLEQELHHVQQALSVCGYTKWAWNLTGSNKITPKPLAQRDTPRWVT, translated from the coding sequence ATGGAGGACTTCGAAGACAAAGCGCTCTCCTCCTTCCATTCCCCACCACGGTTCTGGGGACGCTACGTCGACGACACCATGATAGTCCTCAAAACGTGTGACATTGACAACTTCACTATCCATCTCAACTCTGTGCATCCCGCAATTAAGTTTACGGTTGAGCGAGAGGACAATCAGTGTATAGCTATGTTAGATGCTCTTATCCGAAGGGATTTGGACGGATCACTCTCATTCAGCGTGTACAGAAAAGCTACTCACACTGATCAGTACTTAAATTTCAATAGCCATCAACCTCTCGAGCACAAACTGGGTGTTATAAGAACACTTAAACACCGTGCCAATGTCATCTCTTCTGACCATGAGAAGCTGGAACAAGAACTTCATCATGTTCAACAAGCATTGTCGGTCTGTGGCTACACTAAATGGGCCTGGAACTTAACTGGCAGTAACAAGATCACTCCTAAGCCTCTTGCTCAACGTGATACCCCACGGTGGGTCACATAA
- the LOC140170557 gene encoding uncharacterized protein: MSDDVSNNITDRWVINKSDLQITEPQLSVLRKGLNFAVTPSKLPTVEFVTAVETACHLLGNTSNKAAELRSDCVQVLKQSKPPPSNISKEERVALRELKEDKDITILPADKGRATVILNKTDYQDKANDLLNDTNTYKPLKRDPTSMYRNQLIEVLQSLRDEGVINVITYRQLYPTSSDTPKFYGLPKVHKDACPLRPIVSSCGSITYNTAKFISKILSPLVGGTPRHLKNSEDLVTKLSAIKLADNESLVSYDVSALFTSVPVDESLDIIHKRLTNDDTLSTRTTLSPKQIIDLLRVCLKTTYFTHNGTFYTQIEGRRYGLPP; the protein is encoded by the coding sequence ATGAGTGATGATGTGAGTAATAATATCACTGACAGATGGGTCATAAACAAATCGGACCTTCAAATCACTGAGCCTCAACTTTCGGTTCTCCGGAAGGGGTTAAACTTTGCTGTTACTCCTAGCAAATTACCCACTGTTGAATTTGTGACAGCGGTTGAAACAGCCTGTCATTTATTAGGAAACACCAGTAATAAAGCCGCAGAACTAAGATCTGATTGCGTACAAGTTCTCAAGCAAAGCAAGCCTCCTCCTAGTAACATCAGTAAAGAGGAAAGAGTTGCCCTACGTGAACTTAAAGAGGACAAGGACATAACAATCTTACCCGCTGATAAAGGGCGTGCAACGGTGATTTTGAATAAGACCGATTATCAAGATAAAGCCAACGATCTTCTTAATGACACTAATACTTATAAGCCGCTTAAGCGTGACCCAACATCGATGTATCGCAATCAGCTTATTGAAGTTCTTCAATCACTTCGTGATGAAGGTGTTATTAATGTAATCACTTATCGTCAATTGTACCCCACTTCATCGGACACTCCAAAGTTCTACGGACTACCTAAAGTGCATAAGGACGCGTGCCCTCTCAGACCCATTGTGTCAAGTTGTGGGTCTATAACCTACAATACTGCCAAATTTATTTCTAAGATACTTTCACCATTAGTTGGCGGTACACCCAGACATCTCAAGAACAGTGAGGATTTGGTAACCAAATTATCTGCTATCAAACTCGCGGACAATGAAAGTCTGGTCTCGTATGATGTGAGCGCTTTATTTACCAGCGTTCCTGTGGATGAAAGTTTGGACATTATCCATAAGCGTCTCACCAACGATGATACACTTTCCACCAGAACCACCTTGAGTCCCAAGCAGATTATTGATCTCCTGAGAGTCTGTCTGAAGACCACATACTTTACCCACAATGGAACTTTCTATACCCAAATAGAGGGGCGCCGCTATGGGCTCCCCCCGTGA